A single genomic interval of Scylla paramamosain isolate STU-SP2022 chromosome 12, ASM3559412v1, whole genome shotgun sequence harbors:
- the LOC135105903 gene encoding uncharacterized protein LOC135105903 isoform X1 translates to MLVNTPTGHAVGLPPHASAGTTPNTPDPTYRENTSSTLADLGADFPLYASSYTFPQILADLSAGVSAQTSAETHSERAVDHGVVPKQASADWLFSTPSDPLADASFLTSCDTRTDFPVQDSSDVPGKAPAEPRARHSAYAPAEPRVVYSDDATDESLTRYSADAPAEACTGLPAKARSERSVEAVRPGWIAGGAPRPSSSWPSMEGGEVYWPGSCVEGYSTRYACWKPLCTSLMRKEDCPRLVRSVSGF, encoded by the coding sequence ATGCTTGTCAATACTCCTACTGGCCATGCTGTTGGCCTCCCTCCTCACGCCTCTGCTGGTACCACTCCAAATACTCCAGATCCTACATATCGCGAGAACACTTCCAGTACCCTTGCTGACCTTGGTGCTGACTTTCCTCTTTATGCCTCTTCTTATACGTTTCCCCAAATCCTTGCTGATCTTTCAGCTGGCGTCTCTGCCCAGACCTCTGCTGAAACCCATTCTGAAAGGGCTGTTGACCATGGTGTTGTCCCTAAGCAGGCCTCTGCTGACTGGCTTTTCAGTACCCCTTCTGATCCTTTGGCTGACGCCTCTTTCTTGACCTCTTGTGACACTCGTACCGACTTCCCAGTTCAGGACTCTTCTGACGTGCCTGGTAAAGCCCCTGCTGAGCCGCGTGCTAGACATTCTGCCTACGCCCCTGCTGAGCCCCGTGTTGTGTACTCTGATGACGCCACTGATGAGTCGCTTACTCGATACTCTGCTGACGCACCTGCAGAGGCATGCACGGGGCTGCCTGCCAAAGCTCGCTCTGAGCGCAGCGTGGAGGCCGTCAGACCGGGATGGATCGCGGGAGGCGCGCCGCGTCCCAGCAGCAGCTGGCCCAGCATGGAGGGCGGCGAGGTGTATTGGCCAGGGTCGTGTGTGGAAGGCTACAGCACCAGGTACGCGTGCTGGAAGCCCCTTTGCACCTCCCTGATGCGGAAGGAGGATTGCCCCAGGTTGGTGCGGAGTGTCAGCGGATTCTGA